In the Arachis hypogaea cultivar Tifrunner chromosome 20, arahy.Tifrunner.gnm2.J5K5, whole genome shotgun sequence genome, ATGTTTGTGATAGTCTAAAATTGagacataaaaatacaaaatattaatatattgagtttttgaagtataaatcttgaagtaaatatatgtaattataattaatgatcataattaaaattttttattttattttaatttgttcaggacatgtttatcttaaatttttttctttattaattattattttttttacatttaattatcattaatttatataaattaaaatgtataacttaaaaaaatagatacgtgtctaaaaaaaaattattagtaaaaaatttatgtccctttaactttttttttggcattatatcttatatttttattataattaaaagttagaggtaaattattaaatataaattagtaaaaaaaattataatatttaatgaATTATCATAATCACATTTAAAGATATTTAAGTTATTTTCACATAATAAAAGTGATATGattcaaaaaatatttgtatataatttattaacaaatatatgagatatttatcataatttttatttttaataaaaatatcattatatTAAAGTGATGTATTTTAAAAATGTATAAAtaagatttttattaaaaaaaatttacaagataGCAAAtgcaactttatttttattttatccttaacatttagttttaattttaccgTTAGAGTTTCAATATATTTCAATTATATCATTAGGATGAAcaacattaattataactaatcaattatattatttgaataaacattaaattatttaataaataataaataaaaaataaaataaataaataaatttaatttgaattattcttttattattttctatatctAGAAATCAGAatgtgcttttatgtattttgattaatagttcttaaaggagctactattttatttactaatattttaaattttttataatattttcataaaacttgattaattaataggttcttcttcacaatatttttcttgatttttttaacaaaaatatatcttaatttttgtcttttatcttttatatttattgattatactaatttttttgacAGTGCATTTTTATCAACTACATgcattatttttctatctttttttactttttttaattattttattatcttatttttaattatttattttacttttattcctCATATGTTTATTGTATTTCACTTCATCTTTGTTTCAATTTCATagttaacttttaattatataaaattcaataatttctttcaaaatatgcttaaatatattatctattatatacaatcattaggataaataaacaaatataaattatcaaaaaataacaactaattttgtttttaatttctttataatttatttaaaggtAAAAATCTCTTTATAACCACTAACATCGCCAATAACAAAATTATATgtctctataaaataaataaaatatatataattttaaagttattaatcatagactatggacaaattaaaaaaaaaatcttatggatcaacatgtaatttttttatgtttttattttttttctaaaatttttagatttatcaaCATTTATGTTGTCGATACATCACTTCTTAAAATATTATGATTTCACAAGTGATAATATGTGGGGTAAATCACCTTTATAAAtcatttgcaaaccaattttacgTATATCCTCCGAAATAAAAATGGCTACGTGCATGTTTCAATATACATATCTATGTAAATCAAATTTATGGAGTGCGAATTATGTGTTTtcgtagtaaatcgaatctataagATTCAAATTACTTAGATGCTATCTATGCTACTAAATCAAATGAAGGAGATTTAATTTATAATGAGCTGAATTGCTACTAAGTAAGTATAAATTGAACCTTATTACTTCGATTTAGCATGGACcatataaatcaaaatttatagATTCGATTTAGTAGGGGATGATATAATTCAaattctttgaattcaatttactttcgAATCACAATGTCAAGTGATTCGAATCCTATAGATTTGATTTACTACTTATTACCCTAATTCGAattcattaaattcgatttatatagaaatgtaaATGGAGACAACCAGGTAATATTTTTGGGTTTGGGAGATTCAGATAATTTTGGGGTGGCTTTGGTTTATCAACGTAAATTAACctaatatgtgatattagttattgttatatatatgaaaaatgtgacttatttatgcattgtttggattagaaaaatttgtaagaaaataaaatgttgGAGAAAAAAATGGACGAAAAAAATCAATTTGTCATTGTTTGGATCaacaaagaaattgaatgaaaaacataaaagtgtatgtggagctcatgtaaatttttctctttaaagttgcgaaaaaaaaatgatgcAGAAGTGCAAATATAGGTAAAAATACAGAGTTaacctttgaattataatttatatataatatataaaaacattaatataattttactctattataattttttctcttcttacttttcCTTCCATCCaagcaaaaaaaatttttctctattttcttttcatttattttttcttcatctaaacaacatataaaaatatatacttttttttccattttctttcttttcattgtctttcctcttattttccatcttatatccaaacaatagcttagtgtttatccatttatcttctattaatagttataacaaggatacatgtgactttataaaaatgatataactTAAACTTTGATTATCTGAAAATTTATTGAGTGACTAGAATAGCTCCACGTCACGAACTAATGAATGCTTGCAATAGAGATTATCACAAAAATAGTCGAAACAGATATTTGTAGGGATTACTCGCGTTTTGGGGTTAGATTGGAATTAGGGGTGGTAAACGGGCCAAAACTCGTTGTGATGGCCTGCATAACCCGCCAAAAGGCGAGTTAGGCTGGAAATTTGAGACTGCCAAACTTAAAAAGCCCGCCTACCCCGCACCGCCGAATCCATGGGCTTTGGCGGGCTTCGGCGGGGCAGGGCGGGGCGGGATGAGGCATGCTTTCCCGCTGGGCCAAGCTTTTATTTTGTTAGGatcatttttttacaaatttctatgatgttattcatctacaagaggatgaagatgataattgaaaatattttaaattatattttggattatgttttatgtttgattgattataaacttaaagatgtttaattatatattttggataatatttattttgctttggacaatgttggttttattattttgtttcaataaatttggtttataattatgtttattacatatttaaaattataaagacttGAACGtgtgtgaatttaaaaattataatttttttttatgtttttagaaattataaagtTATTGAattattgtaaaattatatatattgtttaatatttaattttttataaaaaaaaatgagaatctGTCAACCCGCCAGCGTACCATTAGGCGAGGCGGGGGAGAAATTCAGGACTGCCTTACTAGGCAGGGCGAGGCAGGCCAGCCCACCAGATGACAAGTTTTTGGCAAGACAGGGCGGGCTTTTCCGTTTGTCACCCCTAATGAGGACATCGACATAAGTACCCGCCCCATAGAACCTATTAAATATAcgcgaatataaaattattagtttattctAACACAAATATATCTtgattaatattttgagtcattgttatagtaaatactatactatttaatattataacacttagtatatctaaaagttggatatatttacaagacattttttattcaaattaaaaaaattaattatctctttttagttataaatattattttctaatgtaacaaaaaagtgaaaataacaataatcattcacataattaaaatagataatatatatatatatatatatatatatatatatatatatatatatatatatgacattatatatatcaagaattattatatatgatatataattttttttatgtaatgactatttatataatttattgaacaattttttcatcttaatatttaataaatttaatatacaaaatattatttaacatacaaaataagtaACTTAAATCAGTATCTAGGACAATAAGTATAATAGTgcaaatacttatttatttattagtagtaaaaaaatatgtaaatagtataaattgatattttttagtataaaaataataataaaggttattaattaagttaattatataattaaaaaattacgaagaatttttaaataataataaaaaataagatcactattttcACGTATTACAAAGTTTATGAAAATAATTCTggataataaatcaatcctcaatagattatacattaattctgtcaaaaaaataaacaattaatacattggatattattatttacgtactaatataatatatattatcgattattcagtttataattaatttttaatccaattttcagtcattaaaatttaaatgattgaaattattaaatgctgaatattttgtatctaactaatttatttttttattgaaattaaaaaaaaagttgttaatcaattctaaatttaaatttaaatttgagtaagaaaataaaaaaatattttaaattttatctcactaaccagaattaatttcaagataaaaaattactttgtacattatatatattgtaaaatGGTATGgtcatttgttattttttaatgataaatattgtcaaataaaatagtataagaaattagaaaaaaatgtatttacaagtttagaaaatattaatttatttttaatagaataaattatatattgaataacaaaattattattggtttctcttcacactaactaatactcaacgatggtGTTTCGGTACACTATGTTACCAAgaaatattaatcaatctaataacttttgtaatgacataagtttatgaatttgaaaatttagaaatcatttcataaaatgtgaagttttaacaagtaataatgttgatcatattgttttgacttcaagaatgaatatgataccaaccaacaaataaaattgtcccaagtaaatttcaacaaaagacaaaagtccataaatattgctattaatgaaaaattaatctattttaaagacaaatacaatttttttctatggATTTCCTAACTCGGCAAGTCGATGACTAATCCACCACATATTGATACTCTTTTTATTAAGGGTCTGTTGCTATCTAATGGATTGTTATGCACACAAGATGAGATTCGAACTCTAAATACTTGTTTAAATGGACAAATGAGATGACTATTCAACCAATCCAAATTgattaaaacaaatattaattattttaatatttttatgttgtaaaatatttataataataattactataaatattttttatttaaattttaataaaaaaatttatataattttatgtattatcccgtgTAAGACACGAGAACATACACTAGTACCAATAAAAAACCAAAATTTGGCTAAAATtacaataacaaaagaaaaaagaaacagtCCAGTGATACCATTTTTCTTGAGCtgaatatctattttttttttgggtagatGAATAAATATCTCTTAATTTATTGGACAACAGATTTTTGTCAAGGCCTGGAGCCGAAAACCGGACCAGACCCATGAAAACAACTCGAACCGGCGCCTAAGGCACCCTAAACACGTAAACAGgagttgtattttattttttcttcttaaaaaataaaaaagcttaacATGAGATCAGGCTGAATCTCAAAGCTCCAACAATAGATCAGTGGGCTTTCATTTTCATATGGGCCTCATTTTGGGCTATAAGTGGAACTCTGGTAATTCCGGCAACAACCCAAGGTTATTTTAACAACCGTACAAAAACCCTAAACGCCATATATAACGCTCTCCCAAAATTTTCCACCTCTATCTCTCTCGCTCACTGCAAAAAACTTAGGGTTTTCCACAGACAGATAACACAAGCAACGCCTTCAGCAGTGTGagagaatagagagagagagagagagagagagagaggaagcaaTGGCGGCGCAGCCCCTCGAGCAGGTCCAATGCTTCGGTCGCAAGAAAACGGCGGTTGCGGTTACCTACTGCAAGCGCGGCCGCGGGCTCATCAAGATCAATGGCTGCCCAATCGAGCTTGTTGAGCCTGAGATCCTACGGTTCAAGGCCTTCGAGCCGATTCTTCTGTTAGGGCGGAGCCGCTTCGCCGGCGTCGACATGCGCATCCGCGTCAAGGGCGGTGGACACACTTCTCAGATCTACGCCATAAGGCAGAGCATAGCGAAGGCGCTGGTTGCGTTCTACCAGAAGTACGTTGATGAACAGAGCAAGAAGGAGATCAAGGACATTCTCGTCAGGTACGATAGGACCTTACTTGTTGCTGATCCAAGGCGCTGTGAGCCTAAGAAGTTCGGTGGTCGTGGCGCTCGCGCGAGGTTCCAGAAATCTTACCGTTAGAGAGAAAAAAATGGGTTTTTTGGGGTATGGGGTTTCGGTTCATGTTTTATGCTGTGGAAAACTCTTATTGAGCAGTAGTTATATTAAGTCTTGGAGATTTTATTGCGTTTTGATTGTTATGTGATGCTTTTTTGTTTTACAGATATTTAATTTTAATCGAAGAACTTCATTGATTACTAGATATGAATTATGCAAAACTCTCCATTCATTTAAgtgttttagtttttaaatttgatttagtttagttttctaattacTGTTTTGCTGGTAGCTGTAGTGATGACTGAATAATAATTAATGCAAGCTGGGGAGAATTTTCAATATGAAGCATTTTTCATATGAAATATAGTTGGGATTATTAACTATTAAGACCCCGTTGAGTGTGGTTATGACTATTAGCCACATTGGTACATTTTTTTTGCTATTTCATTGTAAAATTTAGAATATGTGCTCTTCCTTAAAAAGTACGGCCTTTAAATTCAGAGCATCTCTCGTTTTGAGGGTAATGCTATCAGAAATCAGAATGGTGGTTCGGTGTCCACACAGAACGAAGAAGGGCCGAGAAGGACACCACAAAATAGTGGGTTTCCAATGAATGCCCCAAATACACTCGTCTCTCTTGCAACTGTAGGGTGTAAAAGTATTTAACGCCAAAACAAGTTTGAATTAGCGTTGTTTACTACAAAAATCTACGGTCAAAAGATGTGTTCAGATATTAATGTGGGATCCATGGCATGGCAAACCTGATGCTTATTTTGTGATAAACTATATAAAACTCGGAGTGTTATTGTGGACAAAATGATTGTGATTGAAAACACAGATGCAAGCAGAATCCATTTCATTTATAAGttaggaaacatttcaagtgcaccAGGAGTACCGGTGCTCTAATTATTTTAACCattgatttgaattataaaaaatatatataatatatattaattaaaatcaacggttaaaacaactggtgctctaattattttaaccgttgatctgaattataaaaaatatatataatatatattaattaaaatcaacgttAAAACAACTGGTGCACCGGGGACTGGTGTACTTGAAATGTTTCCTATAAGTTATATATAACACCAGCAGGGCATAATATCAAATACCAATGATGCACATGTTTGTTTTCTCCACTACTATTTACAACAGCATGTCGCACTGCAACTGTCAACACCAATCATCAAAGAAAACATTTTCAATCCATAGAAGATATTTAAATATGCATTGCACAAAAATCTCAGTCACAAATTCAAACAGAACAGGGTAGATAGCAGAAGGTGCCAAACTTTACTTTATTGGAAGGACCATTCTTAGTTCAAGTTTCATTTCCAATCATCATTTTACCAATATCTTAGTGCCTTTAACTTTCCCTTTCTTTTGTCTTAGTAGTAGCTTCTTCAGAAAACCAAGGCTTCCTTGTTTTTTACTCGGTACAATTGCCAGAGACCCCATAGCAGCAATGCTTCTATCATTTTGCTCTGATGTAACACTTGGTTGTGAAGCATTAGCTATGACTTCTGGACCATGCATAGCACTATCCTCTTCGGATTGAAGAAGGGGTGGCTTATCTGTATCTTTACTGCATTCACTCTCTCCAACTTGAACAGGATCATGGATCTCTGCCATAGCATCATCCTCAGCTTGCATTTGGTTGCGTAGAGAAGATCGTTTGACCAGGTTCTTCTTTTGAGTAGGATTGGCCATAGTAGTACTAGTCGCAGAGACTACCCTGTCAAAAGGTGCTGTTTCATTAGACGAAGCAAGTGCCTTGAGTTGTTTCCCAAGGTTGAGGATGGTTTCTTGGCACTCCGCCAACTTTGATGAAGCTGTTGTGATCTCCCAGCCCTGAATTTTGTGTTTGATCGTTACTGATTAGTTGTAACTTTATGATAGTTATAAGAGTTGAATTATATGCAATTACTTACAGTTTGATATATCTTTTCCGCATCACATCTACCATATATTGGAGCATCTTTCTTCGCAATGCTGTTAAAATTTGTGATGTTCTCAAAATCAGAACCAAAGGAAAACTGCAACAACTGGAACCAAAACAGAACAAAAACACCAAaatgaaaattaagaaaagatcttAAGTCTTAAACCTTTCCAGCTGGAGCTGAAGCTCAAGACAAGTTGCTTCTAATTCTTCACAGGAGTTCTTTTTATCCTCCAATTCGACTTCTAAGGATGAGAACTTTTGACAGAAATCATTTAACTTGGCTTGTGCTATGGTAAGCTGGGTGTCAAGATCTTCATTTATCATCTTCTGTTTTTCAATCTGATCTTCAATTATTCCTTTGGATTCTCTCAATGTTGCCATTTCTGATTCTAAACCTTTGATACTATTCTGTGCTTCTTGACACTGTTTTGTCAAGTTCTGATTCGCCTCGGTCAGCTTGGCTTCCACGTCCTTCTTTGCAGATATTGTGCATCTCAGATCCTCTTTCAACTTCCTATTTTCTTCAATGGGGTCATACTGATTTTTCTGTGTGTTGAGGCATACACCTTGGTCATCTGAATAAGCACCCGAGGTGGAGCGAAAAGACTGTTTATCATCACAATCTCTTTGATTCCCGGTATCAATTTTGGACAGAAGAGAGCCAAAATGCCTCCTGATCTTATCTCTTGCAATTGAAGCATTTGTGGAGGTGGCACAGTTATTGATGCTCCACTCCAAAGCAAATGCTACCTCCTCAAAAAAATTTTCCGAATTTGCTGTCCCTGTTAGCAAATCTTTGCAGGTATGAACAAGTTGATGCAGAAGAGGATTCAAGTCTGAAACCTTCCATTGGAAAACATGAACAAAGTATTCTTTAGATGTTGGTGAATGAGATATGTTAGAATGCGAGTTATCCTCCAAGCAATCTGAAGAGTTGTTACAGATGAATGATTCGGGAGCGATTCCTTCAATGAGCTtgataattttatgtattgactTTCTCAAATGAGAGTCACATTGTTTGGAACTTTTTGCTTCCCCAGAACCACTGAAACTGTTATCAGGTTTACAGGTTGTTGGGTGATTCATGCAACCAAAAGCAATTTTTATGTCATCAAACAGTTCATCAAGGCTTCGTTTTGATAAGCGGCTCTCTTCCAAGATTGCATTCAAAACAACTTGTAGCCAATCAAATGATCTCTCAGATGGATGTTTGAATTGATTCTGCTGTTCCCCTTCAGTGAAGCTAATATCTTGTTCAACTGGCACCAGTTCCCTCCCACTTGTATCAGAGCAGTATCCTCTTTTAGGAGTATCAACCGAAACTATGGCTTGTTTCTCCATCTCAacaaagtcatccatgaagaaaCTCATGTTCTTATGCCATTCACCCTCTGCAGTTCTCAAATGCTCAAGTTCTGAAATAAGAGCATTTGCCCAGGATCCAGTAGAGATCGCTCCATCATCACTAGCAAcatcaaattttgatattaaagAAAGTTCACTTGATGTGGGATAATACTTTGCTAGCTCCATGGACTTCTGATTCTCAGAAAACTTCCTGAGCAAAATCTCAGCCTGTGATAATCTGGAAGCTGTTTCAGCATACATGATTCTTGATGAATCTAGTTCAGTATTTCTCTGGGTTAAAATTCTTTTCAGAGCCTTGTTTTCCTCATCCAGATCTTGTAACCGTTTGAACACCAAGCCGATGCTCTTCTCGGATACTTTGGTAGAGTTTCTAATATCATTGTTCTTGCAAACCAAATCTCTGGTAGGATTAGGCTTTTTTCTTCTCATATCTGTCTCCCTCCTCGTCTTTCTGGCTTCATTTTTCGTATTCACTAAATTAGCAGGACCAGGTGAGCTTTTATGCAGCAGCGTGTGGAGTCTCTGGCACTCGGCTTCCAACTTTGAGACATTCTCAGCACTTATAAGATATTGTTTATGCGAGTCATCTGCATACTGACGACTATAGTTGATCTCCTCCTTCCTGATCTCAAGTTCCTTTTCCAGCACGTGAAACTCATATCGGAGGAAAACATTTTCCTTCTCAGTGGCATCTAACCTTGCCATCAAGGTAGTAAACTCTGCTTCTGCTTGTTGTTTGCATTGAAGCAAGTCCTCAATAGATTTTTCTTTGACTAGTAAGGCATTAGCTAGATGAGCATTCTCAGCAGTTAACTCGGCTATCCTTTTACTTGATTCTCTCAACTTCTCTTCCAGTTCTTTCTGAATCTGCTCTTGTTCTTGAATATAACTTGGTTGCTGAAAAGGTTCATGGCATGTTGCATTGGTTGAAGTTACGGTTTCAGCAGGTGATCCTTTATCTGAATCATTGGCAGATTCGACTTGTTCTGCCCCTTCCATGCCTAGTTTTTATCAGAAATTCATCACAATCAGCCAAAACCAAATTGGAAGCCAGAGAAGACGAGGAAAGCATGCACAGAAAGCAAGGTTATCAAACTTGAGAGTTTACCTAACTCGTAAATTTGTAAGAGTTTACTGGTAAACAAATTTTTGGGACCAAAAGTTGTAAACTCTTACAAGTTCAAGAGTTTGCAAGTTAACTCAAAACTTTGATAACCTTGACAGAAAGTGTGGTATCTACCAAGAAATCTGCCATGCATATAATGTAAGATACCTCTAATTTCTTGTTGGGGCCTATGGTTGCGTTCCATGGAAGGATCGTTTCCGGCGTGGTAATCAAGGAGAACTGTTGCCAACTTCTTGTCTGGACTTTCCGGTGATCTTtccaatccaggttttatatctGTTGGCTGTTTATTTACCTGGCAAAAATGTAGTAGTGTTAGTATATGAACCAGATGGCACAAATCTATCACAGAATTAAATCAAGAGCAGCAGATAGTGGCTTAGCAGGTTTCTGAGTTGCATTTGCAAAATCAAGAGAATAGATGATGGAAGAGGGAAGCAAATAGTGACATATAAAAGTAAGACTAGAATTTTGAGTACCCCTTCTTCATTGGTTCCAGGAGGGCTTACACCTTTGTCCATTGCAAAGATTGTCTTCTCCATAGATTTTTTCCTCCAAAGCCATGGTTTATTGTTCATGATTTCAGATACTATTCAAGAACAAGGAAACTTCAGTTGAGTTACCAAGAGAAAGTGCCAAAAGGGCTAAACCAATGATATATGAATTTCATATCCATTTAGAATCTAAACAAGTAGGAGCTACTCCACTATCAACAGTTACTAAGCGACAATGCAATTAATTATTTGAGGCATTAGACAGGTTCATCCTTTAACTGTTTAGAGAATAAGATGTGCATTACTGAAATTAAGGCATACATGTTTTACTTCAACAGGTTACGGCCACATGCATTAGTACTTTGCTGTTCTATTGAGACATCAAATCTTTCACTTCAAAATTCCGAAAGCTTATACTTCGTTTTGCatgagctttctagcaatatgtGATGATGCCCATTTGTTAGTATCAAAAGGTGAAAATCAAGCACCAAAAGCCATCTAAAGCTGTTACAAGAACAACAGTTTGAGATGGAGAGAAAATTAAGCTTCACATTTATATGTCATGAAGAACAGTATTCACTTTGGCTATAGTAGCCTATATATCTCATTCCTCAAACTCTCATCTGAAAAATCTGGTGTTACAGACATAAACTGCAGTTGTAGGTTGAATTAAAACAAGCATGAAAAACAGGGATGACAACAATTTTAATGGATGgtgaaaaggagagaaaagacAAGTGCACTAAGAGGTGTTCAAAGAGTGTAGTGTGTTGCTTTTGGTACCTGTCAAGAATGTAGTAtcattaagaataaaaaaggcttctttttctttttcttcctttttcttctttttcacccAAGGCTACTACTGGTGCCAAAATGAAACACTTCACACTTGAGCTTGCCACCATAGCAACCTTAATTGGAGGTGAAAGTAAAAGCAGTGAGAAATAAGTTGAGAGgggaaaaaaatgggaaaaaagaaagaaaatctcaaCGGATATATATGTCATAGGATGCTTCCATTCTCCACCGACAGCTACTAAATTCTAGTTTGTATGTATTTGTATATgtaatttgtgtataaatattatCCTACTCAGAAGTTGATATGTGATGTTAGGTGTTGCCTAAAAGAAGGGGAgacaacagaaaaagaaaaagaagatatcaCATTCACTGTATGTGACAGagtaaaagagaaaagaacacttcggaaaaaaaaaaaaaaaaataataataataataaaggataCAGTGTTGGTATCGAAAAATGAAAAGTAACAAAAGACCCACACCTTTAACTATAAGGAATATTGAATGCTTATCTCCGAATTCCTTATTATAAGTGTATACATTTCAGAgaaaattatatggtacagatctaaatctgtacagatttaaagatttgctTACTTAAACCACACTTTTTAAAGCTacacttttcacttaaaaccgtagctcttcacaaagaaaaacgtcacctaatggaaaaaagtaaattagaagatttaagagaagaaataattaagttattaaaattaatagatcaaaaattaatgattttaactaatgttaactgtaatgacactgaattcctaaaatcaatacaaaatgatttttctc is a window encoding:
- the LOC112783671 gene encoding small ribosomal subunit protein uS9; translated protein: MAAQPLEQVQCFGRKKTAVAVTYCKRGRGLIKINGCPIELVEPEILRFKAFEPILLLGRSRFAGVDMRIRVKGGGHTSQIYAIRQSIAKALVAFYQKYVDEQSKKEIKDILVRYDRTLLVADPRRCEPKKFGGRGARARFQKSYR
- the LOC112783670 gene encoding filament-like plant protein 7; this encodes MNNKPWLWRKKSMEKTIFAMDKGVSPPGTNEEGVNKQPTDIKPGLERSPESPDKKLATVLLDYHAGNDPSMERNHRPQQEIRGMEGAEQVESANDSDKGSPAETVTSTNATCHEPFQQPSYIQEQEQIQKELEEKLRESSKRIAELTAENAHLANALLVKEKSIEDLLQCKQQAEAEFTTLMARLDATEKENVFLRYEFHVLEKELEIRKEEINYSRQYADDSHKQYLISAENVSKLEAECQRLHTLLHKSSPGPANLVNTKNEARKTRRETDMRRKKPNPTRDLVCKNNDIRNSTKVSEKSIGLVFKRLQDLDEENKALKRILTQRNTELDSSRIMYAETASRLSQAEILLRKFSENQKSMELAKYYPTSSELSLISKFDVASDDGAISTGSWANALISELEHLRTAEGEWHKNMSFFMDDFVEMEKQAIVSVDTPKRGYCSDTSGRELVPVEQDISFTEGEQQNQFKHPSERSFDWLQVVLNAILEESRLSKRSLDELFDDIKIAFGCMNHPTTCKPDNSFSGSGEAKSSKQCDSHLRKSIHKIIKLIEGIAPESFICNNSSDCLEDNSHSNISHSPTSKEYFVHVFQWKVSDLNPLLHQLVHTCKDLLTGTANSENFFEEVAFALEWSINNCATSTNASIARDKIRRHFGSLLSKIDTGNQRDCDDKQSFRSTSGAYSDDQGVCLNTQKNQYDPIEENRKLKEDLRCTISAKKDVEAKLTEANQNLTKQCQEAQNSIKGLESEMATLRESKGIIEDQIEKQKMINEDLDTQLTIAQAKLNDFCQKFSSLEVELEDKKNSCEELEATCLELQLQLESIAKKDAPIYGRCDAEKIYQTGWEITTASSKLAECQETILNLGKQLKALASSNETAPFDRVVSATSTTMANPTQKKNLVKRSSLRNQMQAEDDAMAEIHDPVQVGESECSKDTDKPPLLQSEEDSAMHGPEVIANASQPSVTSEQNDRSIAAMGSLAIVPSKKQGSLGFLKKLLLRQKKGKVKGTKILVK